The Carassius carassius chromosome 2, fCarCar2.1, whole genome shotgun sequence genome has a segment encoding these proteins:
- the LOC132102651 gene encoding kin of IRRE-like protein 1 isoform X2, translating into MQGLLLLLSLALSFHRVRTARFSQEPADQSVVLGQRVVLSCVVFNYSGIVQWTKDGLALGIGEDLRAWPRYRVLRLVDVGQYNLEISAAELSDDSLYECQATEAALRSRRAKLTVLIPPDEPVIEGAPEILLTAGVPYNMSCVSHGAKPASVIEWQKDGLPIEGAISTTELLPDRKRVTTRSYLPISAVDTDTGKNFTCVATNLAVPMGKRATVTLNVHHPPVVTLSIEPRSVLEGERVTFTCQATANPPIMGYKWAKGGVVIQGARESAFVTKADHSFFTEPVSCQVFNAVGSTNVSILVDVHFGPILVVEPKPVTVDVDADVTLNCKWAGNPPLTLTWTKKGSSMVLSNNNQLYLKSVSQADAGQYVCKAIVPRIGVGETEVTLTVNGPPIISSEAVQYAVRGERGEVKCYIASTPPPDKIVWAWKENVWEKEKGTLSERYTVEQSKLTAQGGAVLSTLTINNVMESDFQSTYNCTAWNSFGPGTMIITLKETERVPLGIIVGSTVGCSILLFLCLLALVLFLYRQRKGSRRGVTLGKPDIKVETINKETHSLEEDSGSVSTATRMVKAMYSFLPSVTLSPSSQPFKDDIDLKQELRSDTLDTRQDYELKDPTNGYYNVRASTHDEGRPASRSMHYSDYRTSGQPGGAAAIVSSSSAPGATAGPGTPSSLAPGSRAGCYDPRPPSRLSHNSYAQFNTFTRAGQSQQPPPSSGPQTSDFTTDCSLLDSTAQLGYENYGYPHYPTFRLGFGPPSLAPLEGGPAYEMYGVGPSVGAGGGTGTPENGLGKYGSSTRFSYTSQHSDYSHRHTQRMQTHV; encoded by the exons ATGCAGGGACTGCTGCTGCTTCTGAGTTTGGCTTTGAGTTTTCACAGAG TGCGGACGGCGCGGTTCTCTCAGGAGCCTGCAGACCAGTCAGTGGTTTTGGGCCAGAGGGTGGTCCTGTCCTGCGTGGTCTTCAACTATTCGGGCATTGTGCAGTGGACCAAGGATGGACTGGCCTTAGGCATTGGAGAAGACCTCCGGG CCTGGCCGCGGTATCGTGTTTTGCGGCTGGTGGATGTTGGGCAGTATAATCTGGAGATCTCAGCTGCTGAACTCTCAGATGACTCTCTCTATGAGTGCCAGGCCACGGAGGCAGCGCTGCGCTCGCGACGGGCCAAACTCACCGTCCTCA ttcCTCCCGATGAGCCGGTGATTGAGGGGGCCCCGGAGATCCTCCTCACAGCAGGGGTCCCATACAACATGAGCTGCGTGTCCCACGGAGCCAAACCCGCCTCTGTCATAGAGTGGCAGAAAGACGGCCTGCCGATAGAAGGGGCCATCAGCACcaca GAGCTGCTTCCAGACAGGAAACGCGTGACCACACGCAGTTACCTGCCCATTTCAGCAGTAGACACAGACACAGGGAAGAACTTTACCTGTGTTGCTACTAACCTGGCTGTGCCAATGGGCAAACGGGCCACCGTCACCCTCAATGTACACC ACCCACCGGTGGTGACGTTATCCATTGAGCCTCGCTCTGTATTGGAAGGAGAGCGAGTGACCTTCACATGCCAAGCTACTGCCAACCCACCTATTATGGGTTATAA GTGGGCAAAGGGAGGAGTGGTCATACAGGGGGCGAGAGAGAGTGCCTTTGTCACCAAGGCTGATCACTCTTTCTTCACTGAGCCTGTGTCCTGCCAAGTGTTCAATGCTGTGGGCAGCACAAACGTCAGTATACTCGTCGATGTCCACT TTGGTCCTATCCTGGTTGTAGAGCCTAAACCAGTAACGGTGGATGTAGACGCAGACGTCACTTTAAACTGCAAGTGGGCGGGAAATCCTCCCCTCACACTAACCTGGACAAAAAAGGGTTCAAGCATG GTTTTGAGTAATAATAACCAGCTCTATCTGAAGTCAGTTAGTCAGGCAGATGCTGGTCAGTATGTGTGCAAGGCCATCGTGCCTAGGATCGGAGTGGGCGAGACAGAGGTCACACTCACCGTCAACG GTCCTCCCATCATCTCGAGTGAAGCGGTCCAGTATGCAGTTCGAGGAGAGAGAGGCGAAGTCAAGTGTTACATCGCCAGCACACCTCCCCCTGACAAGATC GTGTGGGCATGGAAGGAGAATGTGTGGGAAAAAGAGAAGGGAACCCTATCAGAACGATACACGGTAGAACAGAGCAAACTGACTGCACAGGGGGGAGCAGTGCTGTCCACCCTCACCATCAACAACGTCATGGAGTCAGACTTCCAGTCCACTTACAACTGCACCGCCTGGAATTCATTCGGACCTGGGACCATGATCATCACACTGAAAGAGACCG AAAGAGTGCCGCTTGGGATCATTGTGGGAAGCACTGTCGGTTGTTCGATTCTACTTTTCCTGTGTTTACTAGCATTAGTGCTGTTTTTGTATCGGCAACGCAAAGGAA GTCGTCGAGGGGTCACGCTCGGCAAGCCAGATATCAAGGTGGAGACCATAAACAAAGAGACCCACAGCCTGGAGGAAGACTCGGGGAGCGTCTCCACAGCCACACGCATGGTGAAGGCCATGTACTCC TTTTTACCTTCTGTGACCCTCTCTCCCTCCTCCCAGCCTTTTAAAGATGACATTGACCTCAAACAGGAGTTACGCAGTGACACGCTGGACACGCGCCAGGACTACGAGCTCAAG GACCCAACAAATGGCTACTACAACGTGCGAGCTTCCACTCATGATGAGGGACGTCCCGCCTCCCGATCCATGCACTACTCGGACTATCGCACCTCCGGCCAGCCAGGGGGCGCCGCAGCCATTGTGAGCAGTAGCTCAGCTCCCGGAGCAACCGCTGGCCCGGGGACACCGAGCAGCTTGGCTCCGGGGTCCCGAGCGGGCTGCTACGACCCTCGCCCTCCCTCTAGACTCTCACACAACAGCTACGCCCAATTCAACACGTTCACCCGCGCCGGACAgtcccagcagcctcctcccagttcTGGCCCACAGACTAGCGACTTTACCACTGATTGCAGCCTCTTGGACTCCACTGCTCAGCTCGGATACGAAAATTATGGCTACCCGCACTATCCGACATTTCGGTTGGGTTTTGGTCCGCCTAGCCTCGCCCCGTTAGAAGGCGGGCCGGCGTATGAGATGTATGGAGTCGGGCCGAGCGTCGGCGCAGGAGGCGGAACCGGAACCCCAGAGAATGGACTTGGGAAATACGGCAGTTCCACACGGTTCTCCTACACTTCCCAGCATTCCGATTACTCCCACCGACACACACAGAGGATGCAAACACATGTGTAA
- the LOC132102651 gene encoding kin of IRRE-like protein 1 isoform X1, whose protein sequence is MQGLLLLLSLALSFHRVRTARFSQEPADQSVVLGQRVVLSCVVFNYSGIVQWTKDGLALGIGEDLRAWPRYRVLRLVDVGQYNLEISAAELSDDSLYECQATEAALRSRRAKLTVLIPPDEPVIEGAPEILLTAGVPYNMSCVSHGAKPASVIEWQKDGLPIEGAISTTELLPDRKRVTTRSYLPISAVDTDTGKNFTCVATNLAVPMGKRATVTLNVHHPPVVTLSIEPRSVLEGERVTFTCQATANPPIMGYKWAKGGVVIQGARESAFVTKADHSFFTEPVSCQVFNAVGSTNVSILVDVHFGPILVVEPKPVTVDVDADVTLNCKWAGNPPLTLTWTKKGSSMVLSNNNQLYLKSVSQADAGQYVCKAIVPRIGVGETEVTLTVNGPPIISSEAVQYAVRGERGEVKCYIASTPPPDKIVWAWKENVWEKEKGTLSERYTVEQSKLTAQGGAVLSTLTINNVMESDFQSTYNCTAWNSFGPGTMIITLKETERVPLGIIVGSTVGCSILLFLCLLALVLFLYRQRKGNVYFPGRRGVTLGKPDIKVETINKETHSLEEDSGSVSTATRMVKAMYSFLPSVTLSPSSQPFKDDIDLKQELRSDTLDTRQDYELKDPTNGYYNVRASTHDEGRPASRSMHYSDYRTSGQPGGAAAIVSSSSAPGATAGPGTPSSLAPGSRAGCYDPRPPSRLSHNSYAQFNTFTRAGQSQQPPPSSGPQTSDFTTDCSLLDSTAQLGYENYGYPHYPTFRLGFGPPSLAPLEGGPAYEMYGVGPSVGAGGGTGTPENGLGKYGSSTRFSYTSQHSDYSHRHTQRMQTHV, encoded by the exons ATGCAGGGACTGCTGCTGCTTCTGAGTTTGGCTTTGAGTTTTCACAGAG TGCGGACGGCGCGGTTCTCTCAGGAGCCTGCAGACCAGTCAGTGGTTTTGGGCCAGAGGGTGGTCCTGTCCTGCGTGGTCTTCAACTATTCGGGCATTGTGCAGTGGACCAAGGATGGACTGGCCTTAGGCATTGGAGAAGACCTCCGGG CCTGGCCGCGGTATCGTGTTTTGCGGCTGGTGGATGTTGGGCAGTATAATCTGGAGATCTCAGCTGCTGAACTCTCAGATGACTCTCTCTATGAGTGCCAGGCCACGGAGGCAGCGCTGCGCTCGCGACGGGCCAAACTCACCGTCCTCA ttcCTCCCGATGAGCCGGTGATTGAGGGGGCCCCGGAGATCCTCCTCACAGCAGGGGTCCCATACAACATGAGCTGCGTGTCCCACGGAGCCAAACCCGCCTCTGTCATAGAGTGGCAGAAAGACGGCCTGCCGATAGAAGGGGCCATCAGCACcaca GAGCTGCTTCCAGACAGGAAACGCGTGACCACACGCAGTTACCTGCCCATTTCAGCAGTAGACACAGACACAGGGAAGAACTTTACCTGTGTTGCTACTAACCTGGCTGTGCCAATGGGCAAACGGGCCACCGTCACCCTCAATGTACACC ACCCACCGGTGGTGACGTTATCCATTGAGCCTCGCTCTGTATTGGAAGGAGAGCGAGTGACCTTCACATGCCAAGCTACTGCCAACCCACCTATTATGGGTTATAA GTGGGCAAAGGGAGGAGTGGTCATACAGGGGGCGAGAGAGAGTGCCTTTGTCACCAAGGCTGATCACTCTTTCTTCACTGAGCCTGTGTCCTGCCAAGTGTTCAATGCTGTGGGCAGCACAAACGTCAGTATACTCGTCGATGTCCACT TTGGTCCTATCCTGGTTGTAGAGCCTAAACCAGTAACGGTGGATGTAGACGCAGACGTCACTTTAAACTGCAAGTGGGCGGGAAATCCTCCCCTCACACTAACCTGGACAAAAAAGGGTTCAAGCATG GTTTTGAGTAATAATAACCAGCTCTATCTGAAGTCAGTTAGTCAGGCAGATGCTGGTCAGTATGTGTGCAAGGCCATCGTGCCTAGGATCGGAGTGGGCGAGACAGAGGTCACACTCACCGTCAACG GTCCTCCCATCATCTCGAGTGAAGCGGTCCAGTATGCAGTTCGAGGAGAGAGAGGCGAAGTCAAGTGTTACATCGCCAGCACACCTCCCCCTGACAAGATC GTGTGGGCATGGAAGGAGAATGTGTGGGAAAAAGAGAAGGGAACCCTATCAGAACGATACACGGTAGAACAGAGCAAACTGACTGCACAGGGGGGAGCAGTGCTGTCCACCCTCACCATCAACAACGTCATGGAGTCAGACTTCCAGTCCACTTACAACTGCACCGCCTGGAATTCATTCGGACCTGGGACCATGATCATCACACTGAAAGAGACCG AAAGAGTGCCGCTTGGGATCATTGTGGGAAGCACTGTCGGTTGTTCGATTCTACTTTTCCTGTGTTTACTAGCATTAGTGCTGTTTTTGTATCGGCAACGCAAAGGAA ATGTTTACTTTCCAGGTCGTCGAGGGGTCACGCTCGGCAAGCCAGATATCAAGGTGGAGACCATAAACAAAGAGACCCACAGCCTGGAGGAAGACTCGGGGAGCGTCTCCACAGCCACACGCATGGTGAAGGCCATGTACTCC TTTTTACCTTCTGTGACCCTCTCTCCCTCCTCCCAGCCTTTTAAAGATGACATTGACCTCAAACAGGAGTTACGCAGTGACACGCTGGACACGCGCCAGGACTACGAGCTCAAG GACCCAACAAATGGCTACTACAACGTGCGAGCTTCCACTCATGATGAGGGACGTCCCGCCTCCCGATCCATGCACTACTCGGACTATCGCACCTCCGGCCAGCCAGGGGGCGCCGCAGCCATTGTGAGCAGTAGCTCAGCTCCCGGAGCAACCGCTGGCCCGGGGACACCGAGCAGCTTGGCTCCGGGGTCCCGAGCGGGCTGCTACGACCCTCGCCCTCCCTCTAGACTCTCACACAACAGCTACGCCCAATTCAACACGTTCACCCGCGCCGGACAgtcccagcagcctcctcccagttcTGGCCCACAGACTAGCGACTTTACCACTGATTGCAGCCTCTTGGACTCCACTGCTCAGCTCGGATACGAAAATTATGGCTACCCGCACTATCCGACATTTCGGTTGGGTTTTGGTCCGCCTAGCCTCGCCCCGTTAGAAGGCGGGCCGGCGTATGAGATGTATGGAGTCGGGCCGAGCGTCGGCGCAGGAGGCGGAACCGGAACCCCAGAGAATGGACTTGGGAAATACGGCAGTTCCACACGGTTCTCCTACACTTCCCAGCATTCCGATTACTCCCACCGACACACACAGAGGATGCAAACACATGTGTAA
- the LOC132102651 gene encoding kin of IRRE-like protein 1 isoform X3 → MQGLLLLLSLALSFHRVRTARFSQEPADQSVVLGQRVVLSCVVFNYSGIVQWTKDGLALGIGEDLRAWPRYRVLRLVDVGQYNLEISAAELSDDSLYECQATEAALRSRRAKLTVLIPPDEPVIEGAPEILLTAGVPYNMSCVSHGAKPASVIEWQKDGLPIEGAISTTELLPDRKRVTTRSYLPISAVDTDTGKNFTCVATNLAVPMGKRATVTLNVHHPPVVTLSIEPRSVLEGERVTFTCQATANPPIMGYKWAKGGVVIQGARESAFVTKADHSFFTEPVSCQVFNAVGSTNVSILVDVHFGPILVVEPKPVTVDVDADVTLNCKWAGNPPLTLTWTKKGSSMVLSNNNQLYLKSVSQADAGQYVCKAIVPRIGVGETEVTLTVNGPPIISSEAVQYAVRGERGEVKCYIASTPPPDKIVWAWKENVWEKEKGTLSERYTVEQSKLTAQGGAVLSTLTINNVMESDFQSTYNCTAWNSFGPGTMIITLKETERVPLGIIVGSTVGCSILLFLCLLALVLFLYRQRKGNVYFPGRRGVTLGKPDIKVETINKETHSLEEDSGSVSTATRMVKAMYSPFKDDIDLKQELRSDTLDTRQDYELKDPTNGYYNVRASTHDEGRPASRSMHYSDYRTSGQPGGAAAIVSSSSAPGATAGPGTPSSLAPGSRAGCYDPRPPSRLSHNSYAQFNTFTRAGQSQQPPPSSGPQTSDFTTDCSLLDSTAQLGYENYGYPHYPTFRLGFGPPSLAPLEGGPAYEMYGVGPSVGAGGGTGTPENGLGKYGSSTRFSYTSQHSDYSHRHTQRMQTHV, encoded by the exons ATGCAGGGACTGCTGCTGCTTCTGAGTTTGGCTTTGAGTTTTCACAGAG TGCGGACGGCGCGGTTCTCTCAGGAGCCTGCAGACCAGTCAGTGGTTTTGGGCCAGAGGGTGGTCCTGTCCTGCGTGGTCTTCAACTATTCGGGCATTGTGCAGTGGACCAAGGATGGACTGGCCTTAGGCATTGGAGAAGACCTCCGGG CCTGGCCGCGGTATCGTGTTTTGCGGCTGGTGGATGTTGGGCAGTATAATCTGGAGATCTCAGCTGCTGAACTCTCAGATGACTCTCTCTATGAGTGCCAGGCCACGGAGGCAGCGCTGCGCTCGCGACGGGCCAAACTCACCGTCCTCA ttcCTCCCGATGAGCCGGTGATTGAGGGGGCCCCGGAGATCCTCCTCACAGCAGGGGTCCCATACAACATGAGCTGCGTGTCCCACGGAGCCAAACCCGCCTCTGTCATAGAGTGGCAGAAAGACGGCCTGCCGATAGAAGGGGCCATCAGCACcaca GAGCTGCTTCCAGACAGGAAACGCGTGACCACACGCAGTTACCTGCCCATTTCAGCAGTAGACACAGACACAGGGAAGAACTTTACCTGTGTTGCTACTAACCTGGCTGTGCCAATGGGCAAACGGGCCACCGTCACCCTCAATGTACACC ACCCACCGGTGGTGACGTTATCCATTGAGCCTCGCTCTGTATTGGAAGGAGAGCGAGTGACCTTCACATGCCAAGCTACTGCCAACCCACCTATTATGGGTTATAA GTGGGCAAAGGGAGGAGTGGTCATACAGGGGGCGAGAGAGAGTGCCTTTGTCACCAAGGCTGATCACTCTTTCTTCACTGAGCCTGTGTCCTGCCAAGTGTTCAATGCTGTGGGCAGCACAAACGTCAGTATACTCGTCGATGTCCACT TTGGTCCTATCCTGGTTGTAGAGCCTAAACCAGTAACGGTGGATGTAGACGCAGACGTCACTTTAAACTGCAAGTGGGCGGGAAATCCTCCCCTCACACTAACCTGGACAAAAAAGGGTTCAAGCATG GTTTTGAGTAATAATAACCAGCTCTATCTGAAGTCAGTTAGTCAGGCAGATGCTGGTCAGTATGTGTGCAAGGCCATCGTGCCTAGGATCGGAGTGGGCGAGACAGAGGTCACACTCACCGTCAACG GTCCTCCCATCATCTCGAGTGAAGCGGTCCAGTATGCAGTTCGAGGAGAGAGAGGCGAAGTCAAGTGTTACATCGCCAGCACACCTCCCCCTGACAAGATC GTGTGGGCATGGAAGGAGAATGTGTGGGAAAAAGAGAAGGGAACCCTATCAGAACGATACACGGTAGAACAGAGCAAACTGACTGCACAGGGGGGAGCAGTGCTGTCCACCCTCACCATCAACAACGTCATGGAGTCAGACTTCCAGTCCACTTACAACTGCACCGCCTGGAATTCATTCGGACCTGGGACCATGATCATCACACTGAAAGAGACCG AAAGAGTGCCGCTTGGGATCATTGTGGGAAGCACTGTCGGTTGTTCGATTCTACTTTTCCTGTGTTTACTAGCATTAGTGCTGTTTTTGTATCGGCAACGCAAAGGAA ATGTTTACTTTCCAGGTCGTCGAGGGGTCACGCTCGGCAAGCCAGATATCAAGGTGGAGACCATAAACAAAGAGACCCACAGCCTGGAGGAAGACTCGGGGAGCGTCTCCACAGCCACACGCATGGTGAAGGCCATGTACTCC CCTTTTAAAGATGACATTGACCTCAAACAGGAGTTACGCAGTGACACGCTGGACACGCGCCAGGACTACGAGCTCAAG GACCCAACAAATGGCTACTACAACGTGCGAGCTTCCACTCATGATGAGGGACGTCCCGCCTCCCGATCCATGCACTACTCGGACTATCGCACCTCCGGCCAGCCAGGGGGCGCCGCAGCCATTGTGAGCAGTAGCTCAGCTCCCGGAGCAACCGCTGGCCCGGGGACACCGAGCAGCTTGGCTCCGGGGTCCCGAGCGGGCTGCTACGACCCTCGCCCTCCCTCTAGACTCTCACACAACAGCTACGCCCAATTCAACACGTTCACCCGCGCCGGACAgtcccagcagcctcctcccagttcTGGCCCACAGACTAGCGACTTTACCACTGATTGCAGCCTCTTGGACTCCACTGCTCAGCTCGGATACGAAAATTATGGCTACCCGCACTATCCGACATTTCGGTTGGGTTTTGGTCCGCCTAGCCTCGCCCCGTTAGAAGGCGGGCCGGCGTATGAGATGTATGGAGTCGGGCCGAGCGTCGGCGCAGGAGGCGGAACCGGAACCCCAGAGAATGGACTTGGGAAATACGGCAGTTCCACACGGTTCTCCTACACTTCCCAGCATTCCGATTACTCCCACCGACACACACAGAGGATGCAAACACATGTGTAA
- the LOC132102651 gene encoding kin of IRRE-like protein 1 isoform X4 — protein sequence MQGLLLLLSLALSFHRVRTARFSQEPADQSVVLGQRVVLSCVVFNYSGIVQWTKDGLALGIGEDLRAWPRYRVLRLVDVGQYNLEISAAELSDDSLYECQATEAALRSRRAKLTVLIPPDEPVIEGAPEILLTAGVPYNMSCVSHGAKPASVIEWQKDGLPIEGAISTTELLPDRKRVTTRSYLPISAVDTDTGKNFTCVATNLAVPMGKRATVTLNVHHPPVVTLSIEPRSVLEGERVTFTCQATANPPIMGYKWAKGGVVIQGARESAFVTKADHSFFTEPVSCQVFNAVGSTNVSILVDVHFGPILVVEPKPVTVDVDADVTLNCKWAGNPPLTLTWTKKGSSMVLSNNNQLYLKSVSQADAGQYVCKAIVPRIGVGETEVTLTVNGPPIISSEAVQYAVRGERGEVKCYIASTPPPDKIVWAWKENVWEKEKGTLSERYTVEQSKLTAQGGAVLSTLTINNVMESDFQSTYNCTAWNSFGPGTMIITLKETERVPLGIIVGSTVGCSILLFLCLLALVLFLYRQRKGSRRGVTLGKPDIKVETINKETHSLEEDSGSVSTATRMVKAMYSPFKDDIDLKQELRSDTLDTRQDYELKDPTNGYYNVRASTHDEGRPASRSMHYSDYRTSGQPGGAAAIVSSSSAPGATAGPGTPSSLAPGSRAGCYDPRPPSRLSHNSYAQFNTFTRAGQSQQPPPSSGPQTSDFTTDCSLLDSTAQLGYENYGYPHYPTFRLGFGPPSLAPLEGGPAYEMYGVGPSVGAGGGTGTPENGLGKYGSSTRFSYTSQHSDYSHRHTQRMQTHV from the exons ATGCAGGGACTGCTGCTGCTTCTGAGTTTGGCTTTGAGTTTTCACAGAG TGCGGACGGCGCGGTTCTCTCAGGAGCCTGCAGACCAGTCAGTGGTTTTGGGCCAGAGGGTGGTCCTGTCCTGCGTGGTCTTCAACTATTCGGGCATTGTGCAGTGGACCAAGGATGGACTGGCCTTAGGCATTGGAGAAGACCTCCGGG CCTGGCCGCGGTATCGTGTTTTGCGGCTGGTGGATGTTGGGCAGTATAATCTGGAGATCTCAGCTGCTGAACTCTCAGATGACTCTCTCTATGAGTGCCAGGCCACGGAGGCAGCGCTGCGCTCGCGACGGGCCAAACTCACCGTCCTCA ttcCTCCCGATGAGCCGGTGATTGAGGGGGCCCCGGAGATCCTCCTCACAGCAGGGGTCCCATACAACATGAGCTGCGTGTCCCACGGAGCCAAACCCGCCTCTGTCATAGAGTGGCAGAAAGACGGCCTGCCGATAGAAGGGGCCATCAGCACcaca GAGCTGCTTCCAGACAGGAAACGCGTGACCACACGCAGTTACCTGCCCATTTCAGCAGTAGACACAGACACAGGGAAGAACTTTACCTGTGTTGCTACTAACCTGGCTGTGCCAATGGGCAAACGGGCCACCGTCACCCTCAATGTACACC ACCCACCGGTGGTGACGTTATCCATTGAGCCTCGCTCTGTATTGGAAGGAGAGCGAGTGACCTTCACATGCCAAGCTACTGCCAACCCACCTATTATGGGTTATAA GTGGGCAAAGGGAGGAGTGGTCATACAGGGGGCGAGAGAGAGTGCCTTTGTCACCAAGGCTGATCACTCTTTCTTCACTGAGCCTGTGTCCTGCCAAGTGTTCAATGCTGTGGGCAGCACAAACGTCAGTATACTCGTCGATGTCCACT TTGGTCCTATCCTGGTTGTAGAGCCTAAACCAGTAACGGTGGATGTAGACGCAGACGTCACTTTAAACTGCAAGTGGGCGGGAAATCCTCCCCTCACACTAACCTGGACAAAAAAGGGTTCAAGCATG GTTTTGAGTAATAATAACCAGCTCTATCTGAAGTCAGTTAGTCAGGCAGATGCTGGTCAGTATGTGTGCAAGGCCATCGTGCCTAGGATCGGAGTGGGCGAGACAGAGGTCACACTCACCGTCAACG GTCCTCCCATCATCTCGAGTGAAGCGGTCCAGTATGCAGTTCGAGGAGAGAGAGGCGAAGTCAAGTGTTACATCGCCAGCACACCTCCCCCTGACAAGATC GTGTGGGCATGGAAGGAGAATGTGTGGGAAAAAGAGAAGGGAACCCTATCAGAACGATACACGGTAGAACAGAGCAAACTGACTGCACAGGGGGGAGCAGTGCTGTCCACCCTCACCATCAACAACGTCATGGAGTCAGACTTCCAGTCCACTTACAACTGCACCGCCTGGAATTCATTCGGACCTGGGACCATGATCATCACACTGAAAGAGACCG AAAGAGTGCCGCTTGGGATCATTGTGGGAAGCACTGTCGGTTGTTCGATTCTACTTTTCCTGTGTTTACTAGCATTAGTGCTGTTTTTGTATCGGCAACGCAAAGGAA GTCGTCGAGGGGTCACGCTCGGCAAGCCAGATATCAAGGTGGAGACCATAAACAAAGAGACCCACAGCCTGGAGGAAGACTCGGGGAGCGTCTCCACAGCCACACGCATGGTGAAGGCCATGTACTCC CCTTTTAAAGATGACATTGACCTCAAACAGGAGTTACGCAGTGACACGCTGGACACGCGCCAGGACTACGAGCTCAAG GACCCAACAAATGGCTACTACAACGTGCGAGCTTCCACTCATGATGAGGGACGTCCCGCCTCCCGATCCATGCACTACTCGGACTATCGCACCTCCGGCCAGCCAGGGGGCGCCGCAGCCATTGTGAGCAGTAGCTCAGCTCCCGGAGCAACCGCTGGCCCGGGGACACCGAGCAGCTTGGCTCCGGGGTCCCGAGCGGGCTGCTACGACCCTCGCCCTCCCTCTAGACTCTCACACAACAGCTACGCCCAATTCAACACGTTCACCCGCGCCGGACAgtcccagcagcctcctcccagttcTGGCCCACAGACTAGCGACTTTACCACTGATTGCAGCCTCTTGGACTCCACTGCTCAGCTCGGATACGAAAATTATGGCTACCCGCACTATCCGACATTTCGGTTGGGTTTTGGTCCGCCTAGCCTCGCCCCGTTAGAAGGCGGGCCGGCGTATGAGATGTATGGAGTCGGGCCGAGCGTCGGCGCAGGAGGCGGAACCGGAACCCCAGAGAATGGACTTGGGAAATACGGCAGTTCCACACGGTTCTCCTACACTTCCCAGCATTCCGATTACTCCCACCGACACACACAGAGGATGCAAACACATGTGTAA